The following coding sequences are from one Thermostaphylospora chromogena window:
- a CDS encoding MerR family transcriptional regulator, with protein sequence MGRRSLRPVDLARIAGVSTQQIRNYADTGVLPPAPRTASGYRVFGEHHREALLAYRGLAQGYGWNVARSVMQAVHAGDVAEALALIDAAHAELHRQRLSLSAAAEALRTVAAQSDAAGDGPGADSGALPGGRRGTGSADAPGAEPGTAMRGGLRIGEVAALLGVRASALRVWESAGLLIPSREPGTGYRRYGPADVRDARMVLILRQSRYPLPQIRPILDELRRSGGSDALGEALDRRRQALTRRSRAMLEGAALLHRYLGERDASGGAAVAEDQGTA encoded by the coding sequence GTGGGACGGCGGAGCCTGCGGCCCGTCGATCTGGCGCGGATCGCGGGCGTGTCCACCCAGCAGATCCGCAACTACGCCGACACGGGCGTCCTGCCGCCCGCGCCGCGGACCGCCTCCGGCTACCGCGTGTTCGGCGAACACCACCGCGAGGCGCTGCTCGCCTACCGAGGGCTGGCGCAGGGGTACGGGTGGAACGTCGCCCGATCGGTCATGCAGGCGGTGCACGCGGGTGACGTCGCCGAGGCGCTCGCTCTCATCGACGCCGCCCACGCCGAACTGCATCGGCAGCGGCTGTCCCTGAGCGCGGCGGCCGAGGCGCTGCGGACCGTCGCGGCCCAGTCCGACGCCGCCGGGGACGGACCGGGAGCCGATTCGGGCGCCCTGCCGGGCGGAAGACGCGGCACCGGTTCCGCGGACGCGCCGGGCGCCGAGCCCGGCACGGCCATGCGGGGTGGACTGCGGATCGGCGAGGTGGCCGCCCTGCTGGGCGTGCGCGCCTCGGCGCTGCGGGTGTGGGAGTCCGCGGGACTGCTGATCCCGTCCAGGGAACCCGGCACCGGCTACCGCCGCTACGGCCCCGCTGACGTCCGGGACGCCCGGATGGTCCTCATCCTCCGGCAGAGCCGCTACCCGCTGCCCCAGATCCGCCCCATCCTGGACGAGCTGCGCCGCAGCGGCGGCAGCGACGCGCTGGGCGAGGCACTCGACCGCCGCCGCCAGGCCCTGACCCGCCGCAGCCGGGCCATGCTCGAAGGCGCCGCCCTCCTGCACCGCTACCTCGGCGAGCGGGACGCCTCGGGCGGCGCGGCCGTCGCGGAAGATCAGGGCACCGCATAG
- a CDS encoding DNA-binding protein, with translation MPRKHDIAHSADLDHAQARREQDARERLLRLGADALDARPWRPAPIPPSAVDLVQFALWRAADLTAEDILSALTLLPAVRAEIEELESALLFTARSAGLTWAQIARALGFNSPQACQQHYARLTARREAGS, from the coding sequence ATGCCCCGCAAGCACGACATCGCGCACAGCGCGGACCTCGACCACGCCCAGGCCCGCCGGGAACAGGACGCGCGTGAACGCCTTCTGCGCCTGGGCGCCGACGCGCTCGACGCCCGCCCGTGGCGTCCCGCGCCCATCCCGCCGTCAGCGGTCGACCTCGTGCAGTTCGCCCTCTGGCGCGCGGCCGACCTGACCGCGGAGGACATCCTGAGCGCCCTCACCCTCCTGCCCGCCGTGCGCGCCGAGATCGAAGAACTCGAATCCGCCCTGCTGTTCACGGCCCGCAGCGCGGGACTGACCTGGGCGCAGATCGCCCGCGCGCTGGGATTCAACTCCCCGCAGGCGTGCCAGCAGCACTACGCTCGCCTGACGGCACGGCGGGAGGCCGGATCATGA
- a CDS encoding MDR family MFS transporter, producing the protein MPHRQVLKALSGLLLVLFVAMLSGTVVSVALPQIIGALNGSQSQYTWVVTASLLTATASTPIWGKLADLFNKKLLLQISIVIFMVTSLACGFAQNTGQLIAFRAFQGLGMGALQILVQVVIAAMIPPKERGRYNGYLGAIMAVATVGGPLLGGLITDTSWLGWRWCFFIAVPFTAVAFVLLARTLHLPTVRRPDVSIDYWGATLIAAGVSVLLIWVTFVDNEFAWLSWQTAAMVGGGVLLLAVATWIETKVKEPVVPLHVIARRTPALAILASLSVGMAMFGGAVFLGQYFQIGRGYGPTAAGLLTIPMMVGVLVSSTVSGRMVSRSGRTKPYIIVGLIVLLAGFAGLSTIDHETSLVLISVYMLAVGVGVGMSMQNLVLVIQNTVPLREVGVASGAITFFRSLGGTIGVSVLGAVLANRVATSIAEGLAKAGIPVQGNAAAGGSLNIAALPEPIKEIVRAAYGDATGHIFLISAAIAVVGIIAAAFLKPARLRDTLDLTEQAARQETATKA; encoded by the coding sequence ATGCCCCACCGTCAGGTGCTCAAAGCCCTCAGCGGCCTGCTGCTCGTCCTGTTCGTGGCGATGCTCAGCGGCACCGTCGTCTCGGTGGCGCTGCCGCAGATCATCGGCGCGCTCAACGGCAGCCAGTCGCAGTACACCTGGGTCGTCACCGCGTCCTTGCTGACCGCGACCGCCTCCACTCCCATCTGGGGCAAGCTCGCCGACCTGTTCAACAAGAAGCTGCTGCTCCAGATCTCCATCGTGATCTTCATGGTCACCTCGCTGGCGTGCGGGTTCGCCCAGAACACCGGCCAGCTCATCGCCTTCCGCGCGTTTCAGGGCCTGGGCATGGGCGCCCTGCAGATCCTCGTGCAGGTCGTCATCGCCGCCATGATCCCGCCCAAGGAGCGCGGACGCTACAACGGCTACCTCGGCGCCATCATGGCCGTGGCCACCGTCGGCGGCCCGCTGCTCGGCGGCCTCATCACCGACACCTCCTGGCTCGGCTGGCGCTGGTGCTTCTTCATCGCCGTGCCCTTCACCGCCGTCGCCTTCGTGCTGCTGGCCAGGACCCTGCACCTGCCGACCGTGCGCCGCCCCGACGTGAGCATCGACTACTGGGGAGCCACCCTGATCGCCGCCGGCGTCAGCGTCCTGCTCATCTGGGTCACCTTCGTCGACAACGAGTTCGCCTGGCTGTCCTGGCAGACGGCGGCCATGGTCGGCGGCGGCGTGCTGCTGCTCGCCGTGGCCACCTGGATCGAGACCAAGGTCAAGGAGCCGGTCGTTCCGCTGCACGTCATCGCCCGCCGTACCCCCGCCCTGGCCATCCTGGCCAGCCTCTCGGTCGGCATGGCCATGTTCGGCGGCGCGGTCTTCCTCGGGCAGTACTTCCAGATCGGCCGCGGCTACGGCCCCACCGCCGCCGGACTGCTGACCATCCCGATGATGGTCGGCGTACTGGTCTCCTCCACCGTCAGCGGCAGGATGGTCTCCAGAAGCGGCCGCACCAAGCCCTACATCATCGTCGGCCTGATCGTCCTGCTGGCCGGCTTCGCCGGCCTGTCCACCATCGACCACGAGACCTCGCTGGTGCTGATCTCGGTGTACATGCTGGCCGTCGGCGTCGGCGTCGGCATGTCCATGCAGAACCTCGTGCTGGTCATCCAGAACACCGTCCCGCTGCGCGAGGTCGGCGTCGCCAGCGGTGCGATCACCTTCTTCCGCTCGCTCGGCGGCACCATCGGCGTCTCGGTGCTCGGCGCCGTCCTGGCCAACCGCGTCGCCACCAGCATCGCCGAGGGCCTGGCCAAGGCCGGTATCCCCGTCCAGGGCAACGCGGCGGCCGGCGGCAGCCTGAACATCGCCGCCCTGCCCGAACCCATCAAGGAGATCGTCCGGGCCGCCTACGGCGACGCCACCGGCCACATCTTCCTCATCTCGGCGGCCATCGCCGTCGTCGGGATCATCGCCGCGGCGTTCCTCAAGCCCGCCAGACTGCGCGACACCCTCGACCTGACCGAGCAGGCCGCCAGGCAGGAGACCGCCACCAAGGCGTGA
- the groL gene encoding chaperonin GroEL (60 kDa chaperone family; promotes refolding of misfolded polypeptides especially under stressful conditions; forms two stacked rings of heptamers to form a barrel-shaped 14mer; ends can be capped by GroES; misfolded proteins enter the barrel where they are refolded when GroES binds) — protein MTSKMIAFDEDARRGLERGMNQLADAVKVTLGPKGRNVVLEKKWGAPTITNDGVSIAKEIELEDPWEKIGAELVKEVAKKTDDVAGDGTTTATVLAQALVREGLRNVAAGANPMALKRGIEAAVERVSEELSKLAKDVETKEQIASTASISAGDSQIGEMIAEAMDKVGKEGVITVEESNTFGLELELTEGMRFDKGYVSPLFITDSDRLEAVLEDPYVLVVNSKISANKDLLPLLDKVVQSGKPLLIIAEDIEGEALATLVVNKIRGLFRSVAVKAPGFGDRRKAMLGDIATLTGGTVISEELGLKLENATLDMLGRARKVVVTKDETTIVDGAGNPEEIAGRVNQIRTEIENTDSDYDREKLQERLAKLAGGVAVIKAGAATEVELKERKHRIEDAVRNAKAAVEEGIVPGGGVALLQAGAKAFDKLELTGDEATGAAIVRKALEEPLKQIAVNAGLEGGVVVEKVRSLTPGEGLNAATGEYVNMFEAGIIDPAKVTRSALQNAASIAALFLTTEAVIAEKPEKEKAPSVPGGGGDMDF, from the coding sequence ATGACTTCGAAGATGATCGCGTTTGACGAGGACGCCCGGCGCGGTCTCGAGCGCGGTATGAACCAGCTCGCCGACGCCGTCAAGGTGACCCTTGGCCCCAAGGGCCGCAACGTCGTTCTGGAGAAGAAGTGGGGCGCCCCCACGATCACCAACGACGGTGTGTCCATCGCCAAGGAGATCGAGCTCGAGGACCCCTGGGAGAAGATCGGCGCCGAGCTGGTCAAGGAGGTCGCGAAGAAGACCGACGACGTGGCCGGTGACGGCACCACCACCGCCACCGTGCTGGCCCAGGCCCTGGTGCGCGAGGGTCTGCGCAACGTGGCGGCCGGCGCCAACCCGATGGCCCTCAAGCGGGGCATCGAGGCCGCGGTCGAGCGGGTGAGCGAGGAGCTGTCCAAGCTCGCCAAGGACGTCGAGACCAAGGAGCAGATCGCCTCCACCGCCTCCATCTCCGCCGGCGACAGCCAGATCGGCGAGATGATCGCCGAGGCGATGGACAAGGTCGGCAAGGAAGGCGTCATCACCGTCGAGGAGAGCAACACCTTCGGCCTGGAGCTGGAGCTCACCGAGGGTATGCGCTTCGACAAGGGGTACGTCTCCCCGCTCTTCATCACCGACTCCGACCGGCTCGAAGCGGTTCTGGAAGACCCGTACGTCCTGGTCGTCAACTCCAAGATCTCGGCGAACAAGGACCTGCTGCCGCTGCTGGACAAGGTCGTGCAGTCCGGCAAGCCGCTGCTGATCATCGCCGAGGACATCGAGGGCGAGGCCCTGGCCACCCTGGTGGTCAACAAGATCCGTGGCCTGTTCCGTTCGGTGGCCGTCAAGGCGCCCGGCTTCGGTGACCGCCGTAAGGCCATGCTCGGTGACATCGCCACCCTGACCGGCGGTACGGTGATCTCCGAGGAGCTGGGCCTGAAGCTGGAGAACGCCACCCTCGACATGCTGGGCCGCGCCCGCAAGGTCGTGGTGACCAAGGACGAGACCACCATCGTCGACGGTGCCGGCAACCCCGAGGAGATCGCCGGCCGGGTCAACCAGATCCGCACCGAGATCGAGAACACCGACTCCGACTACGACCGCGAGAAGCTGCAGGAGCGCCTGGCCAAGCTGGCCGGTGGCGTGGCGGTCATCAAGGCCGGTGCGGCCACCGAGGTGGAGCTGAAGGAGCGCAAGCACCGCATCGAGGACGCGGTGCGCAACGCCAAGGCCGCCGTGGAGGAGGGCATCGTGCCCGGTGGCGGCGTGGCGCTGCTGCAGGCCGGTGCCAAGGCCTTCGACAAGCTGGAGCTGACCGGGGATGAGGCCACCGGTGCCGCCATCGTGCGCAAGGCGCTGGAGGAGCCGCTCAAGCAGATCGCGGTCAACGCCGGCCTGGAGGGCGGCGTGGTGGTGGAGAAGGTCCGCAGCCTGACGCCGGGCGAGGGCCTCAACGCCGCCACCGGCGAGTACGTCAACATGTTCGAGGCGGGCATCATCGACCCGGCCAAGGTGACCCGCTCGGCGCTGCAGAACGCCGCCTCCATCGCGGCCCTGTTCCTGACCACCGAGGCGGTCATCGCCGAGAAGCCGGAGAAGGAGAAGGCCCCGTCCGTGCCCGGCGGCGGCGGCGACATGGACTTCTGA
- a CDS encoding TetR/AcrR family transcriptional regulator, with product MGSTAALRERKKAETRQAVHEAALRLVIERGLDNVTVEAIADAANISRRTFSNYFAGKEDALLYGDEQRLGSLVRRVHEQPADRSAWQALRGALDDLYAEVGDTDREMHLRTRLAMRHPSLLARKMANWVRLEKELTQAITERARPDGVSPEVIAAAFMAAMHIATRWWCADGETRTLRELTHDALDQIARPFS from the coding sequence ATGGGCAGCACAGCAGCGTTGCGTGAGCGCAAGAAGGCCGAAACCCGCCAGGCGGTGCACGAGGCCGCACTCCGGCTCGTCATCGAACGCGGTCTGGACAACGTCACCGTCGAAGCCATCGCGGACGCGGCCAACATCTCCCGCCGGACGTTCTCCAACTACTTCGCCGGCAAGGAGGACGCGCTGCTGTACGGCGACGAGCAGCGCCTGGGCAGCCTGGTGCGGCGCGTGCACGAACAGCCGGCCGACCGGTCCGCCTGGCAGGCGCTGCGCGGCGCGCTGGACGACCTCTACGCCGAGGTCGGCGACACCGACCGTGAGATGCACCTGCGCACCCGGCTGGCCATGCGCCACCCGTCCCTGCTGGCCAGGAAGATGGCCAACTGGGTCCGGCTGGAGAAGGAGCTGACCCAGGCGATCACCGAGCGCGCGCGGCCGGACGGCGTCTCCCCCGAGGTGATCGCCGCCGCGTTCATGGCCGCGATGCACATCGCCACCCGGTGGTGGTGCGCCGACGGCGAGACCCGGACGTTGCGCGAACTCACCCACGACGCGCTCGACCAGATCGCGCGTCCCTTCAGCTGA
- a CDS encoding LamG-like jellyroll fold domain-containing protein — protein sequence MSIADIALVGLLPAAPELVYGFDADDIATGTITDSSGNGLHGKLVNGSTASLVDGADGGRALSLPGGTANSGGAYVELPRAVLEGKSDLTVSVRVKWDGTTAPWQWIYALGKDTSRYLFTTPYNGGGRLRTAITTSHAGGEAQITGSAALPADAWKTLTVTLDTRAKRITTYLDGTAVASAATDVTAADLIDADTPVAGCIGRSFYPDPLFDGAIDDFRVYAVALTPEQVAVLAGGDPPTPTGLTRDSFTVRTTIGTPPSLPPTVLAPFTDDYDRELPITWKPVDPDRYAELGSFTVEGTAGGHSVTAEVTVIREGQLVIDLSENTGPFHGGASGTLYGLYGPGVPTNNLIEGMRLRTVSTKAQDGPQHPGADALEVVKPLADSTDGDVYIYMTDIHRGFPYQWPGDTPQEKFDLYKEKIAKQVDQVLQIDPKYQDNIVFVPFNEPEGNMFGTGEWSYNGVSWLSDPRDYFRAWDEVYRLIKEKMPDARIAGPNTSVLYDQVKGFLEHTVEAGTVPDVITWHELSHPEQIRSSVKRYREMEAEVFAGTDLEGEKLPININEYAFNHHTSVPGQMIQWISAIEDSKVDADIAYWNIDGNLSDSAVQANRANGQWWLFNAYGGMSGHTVRVTPPYPGQNYTLQGVATLDPEKRQARAIFGGANGAGHIRFENVPADLFGDTVHAWVREIPWTGQIGDSPQPAIVAERNVAVEDGTVVFDFGQDLPALKESSAYEIILSPAGVGTLTAPVPYLWERSYEAEDAAHTGSGYSRNGPEGSPKDVSKFYTSGGYDVGGLRTGSDVVLDFTVEVPRTGRYDLSVFANSLNTYDLVREQGPTNVFLRVDGGAEQELFLPLGYKWVVWDHADTTVELTAGKHVISLAARSLDGTRATKGDAIIDRIRLSLPNPEAETAIYEAELADLDGARVSYDDPRGPGRKDREKAVSGSGVVEIGRGQSVTFWVYSPADAAAVLDFAMFGSGRASVTVNGVHVMDARRDDTTVAVSLSGGVNKVTVTGETGTAILDRLQVRQAADALPATAYEAEDARPAGTAKAARLSLASGESAVTEVGGDPGNANTLTFQVRVPESGVYAMRVRYSNPEQSEATHYNPDPLARHADISVNGGDPQRVLFPHSFHQNNFWELTVPVKLRKGENTVRFSAEELPNFDGKTYASDTWPGVLLRSKYAPVIDKITVAPFSARPKGRG from the coding sequence ATGAGCATCGCTGACATCGCGCTCGTGGGGCTGCTGCCGGCCGCCCCCGAGCTCGTCTACGGGTTCGACGCCGATGACATCGCCACCGGCACGATCACCGACTCCTCCGGAAACGGCCTGCACGGCAAGCTCGTCAACGGTTCCACGGCGTCGCTGGTCGACGGCGCCGACGGCGGGCGTGCGCTGAGCCTGCCCGGCGGCACGGCGAACTCCGGCGGCGCCTACGTGGAGCTGCCCCGCGCGGTGCTGGAGGGCAAGAGCGACCTGACGGTGTCGGTGCGGGTGAAGTGGGACGGCACCACCGCCCCCTGGCAGTGGATCTACGCGCTGGGCAAGGACACCAGCCGCTATCTGTTCACCACGCCCTACAACGGCGGCGGACGGCTGCGCACGGCGATCACCACCTCGCACGCGGGAGGCGAGGCGCAGATCACCGGGTCGGCCGCGCTCCCGGCCGACGCCTGGAAGACGCTGACGGTCACCCTCGACACCCGCGCCAAGCGCATCACCACCTACCTCGACGGGACGGCGGTCGCCTCCGCCGCCACCGACGTGACCGCCGCGGACCTGATCGACGCCGACACGCCCGTCGCCGGTTGCATCGGCCGGTCGTTCTACCCCGACCCGCTGTTCGACGGCGCGATCGACGACTTCCGCGTCTACGCCGTCGCGCTGACGCCCGAGCAGGTGGCCGTCCTCGCCGGCGGCGACCCGCCGACGCCCACCGGCCTGACCCGGGACTCGTTCACCGTGCGGACGACCATCGGCACCCCGCCGTCCCTGCCGCCCACGGTCCTTGCGCCCTTCACCGACGACTACGACCGCGAGCTGCCCATAACCTGGAAGCCCGTGGACCCCGACCGCTACGCCGAACTCGGGTCCTTCACCGTCGAGGGCACCGCGGGCGGGCATTCCGTCACCGCCGAGGTCACCGTGATCCGCGAAGGACAGCTCGTCATCGATCTGAGCGAGAACACCGGTCCCTTCCACGGCGGCGCGTCCGGCACGCTGTACGGCCTGTACGGGCCGGGGGTGCCGACGAACAACCTGATCGAGGGGATGCGCCTGCGCACGGTCTCCACCAAGGCGCAGGACGGCCCGCAGCATCCCGGCGCCGACGCGCTCGAGGTCGTCAAGCCGCTCGCCGACAGCACCGACGGCGACGTGTACATCTACATGACCGACATCCACCGCGGCTTCCCCTACCAGTGGCCGGGTGACACCCCGCAGGAGAAGTTCGACCTGTACAAAGAGAAGATCGCCAAGCAGGTCGACCAGGTCCTGCAGATCGATCCGAAATATCAGGACAACATCGTCTTCGTGCCGTTCAACGAGCCCGAGGGCAACATGTTCGGCACCGGCGAATGGAGCTACAACGGCGTCAGCTGGCTCAGCGATCCGCGTGACTACTTCAGGGCCTGGGACGAGGTCTACCGGCTGATCAAGGAGAAGATGCCGGACGCACGGATCGCCGGCCCCAACACCAGCGTGCTGTACGACCAGGTGAAGGGCTTCTTGGAGCACACCGTCGAGGCGGGCACCGTCCCCGACGTGATCACCTGGCACGAGCTCAGCCACCCCGAGCAGATCCGGAGCAGCGTCAAGCGCTACCGCGAGATGGAGGCCGAGGTCTTCGCCGGCACCGACCTCGAAGGCGAGAAGCTGCCCATCAACATCAACGAATACGCCTTCAACCACCACACCTCGGTACCGGGCCAGATGATCCAGTGGATCTCAGCGATCGAGGATTCCAAGGTCGACGCCGACATCGCCTACTGGAACATCGACGGCAACCTGTCCGACTCCGCCGTGCAGGCCAACCGGGCCAACGGCCAGTGGTGGCTCTTCAACGCCTACGGCGGGATGAGCGGTCACACCGTACGGGTCACGCCGCCCTACCCCGGCCAGAACTACACCCTGCAGGGCGTGGCGACGCTCGACCCGGAGAAGAGGCAGGCGCGCGCGATCTTCGGTGGCGCGAACGGCGCCGGCCACATCCGCTTCGAGAACGTCCCCGCCGACCTCTTCGGCGACACCGTGCACGCCTGGGTGCGGGAGATCCCCTGGACCGGGCAGATCGGCGACTCCCCGCAGCCGGCGATCGTCGCCGAGCGGAACGTCGCCGTGGAGGACGGCACGGTGGTCTTCGACTTCGGCCAGGACCTGCCCGCGCTGAAGGAGTCGTCGGCGTACGAGATCATCCTCTCCCCCGCCGGCGTGGGCACGCTGACCGCCCCCGTCCCGTACTTGTGGGAGCGGTCTTACGAGGCGGAGGACGCGGCGCACACCGGCTCCGGCTACAGCCGCAACGGCCCCGAGGGCTCCCCGAAGGACGTGTCGAAGTTCTACACCTCGGGCGGGTACGACGTCGGCGGGCTGCGCACCGGCTCCGACGTGGTGCTCGACTTCACCGTCGAGGTCCCGCGGACGGGCCGCTACGACCTCAGCGTCTTCGCCAACTCGCTCAACACCTACGACCTGGTGCGCGAGCAGGGACCGACCAACGTGTTCCTGCGCGTGGACGGCGGCGCCGAGCAGGAGCTGTTCCTGCCGCTCGGCTACAAGTGGGTCGTGTGGGACCACGCCGACACCACCGTCGAGCTCACCGCGGGCAAGCACGTCATCTCCCTGGCGGCGCGCAGCCTGGACGGCACCCGGGCCACGAAGGGCGATGCGATCATCGACCGGATCCGGCTGTCGCTGCCGAACCCCGAGGCGGAGACGGCGATCTACGAGGCCGAGCTGGCCGACCTGGACGGGGCTCGCGTCTCCTACGACGACCCGCGCGGTCCCGGCAGGAAGGACCGGGAAAAGGCCGTCTCCGGCTCCGGCGTCGTCGAGATCGGCCGGGGCCAGTCGGTGACCTTCTGGGTCTACTCCCCCGCGGACGCCGCGGCCGTCCTCGACTTCGCGATGTTCGGCTCCGGCAGGGCGTCGGTGACGGTCAACGGCGTGCACGTGATGGACGCCCGGCGCGACGACACCACCGTGGCGGTGTCGCTGTCCGGCGGCGTCAACAAGGTCACGGTCACCGGTGAGACCGGCACGGCGATCCTCGACCGCCTCCAGGTGCGGCAGGCCGCCGACGCGCTGCCCGCCACCGCCTACGAGGCGGAGGACGCGCGGCCGGCGGGGACGGCCAAGGCGGCACGGCTGTCCCTGGCCAGCGGGGAGAGCGCGGTCACCGAGGTCGGCGGCGATCCGGGTAACGCCAACACGCTCACCTTCCAGGTGCGGGTTCCCGAGTCCGGCGTGTACGCGATGCGCGTCCGCTACTCCAACCCCGAGCAGTCGGAGGCGACCCACTACAACCCCGACCCGCTCGCCCGGCACGCCGACATCTCGGTGAACGGCGGCGACCCGCAGCGTGTGCTGTTCCCGCACTCCTTCCACCAGAACAACTTCTGGGAGCTGACCGTCCCGGTGAAGCTGAGGAAGGGGGAGAACACGGTGCGGTTCTCCGCCGAGGAACTGCCGAACTTCGACGGCAAGACCTACGCCTCGGACACCTGGCCGGGTGTGCTCCTGCGCTCCAAGTACGCACCGGTGATCGACAAGATCACCGTGGCCCCCTTCAGCGCCCGCCCCAAGGGCCGCGGCTGA
- a CDS encoding substrate-binding domain-containing protein, producing MPSVAYQRGLRVPDDLSVIGRYSAEFAAAFSLPYSFIESAPDRLGGMAVRRLVRRVESAAAREEPYVVRFISPELVLRGSTAPPREG from the coding sequence CTGCCGTCGGTCGCCTACCAGCGAGGGCTGCGGGTGCCGGACGACCTGTCGGTCATCGGGCGCTACTCCGCCGAGTTCGCCGCGGCCTTCTCCCTGCCTTATTCCTTCATCGAGAGCGCCCCTGATCGTCTGGGCGGGATGGCGGTGCGCCGGCTGGTGCGCCGGGTGGAATCGGCGGCGGCGCGGGAGGAGCCTTACGTGGTGCGTTTCATCTCTCCCGAATTGGTGCTCCGGGGGAGCACCGCGCCGCCGCGGGAAGGGTGA
- a CDS encoding TetR/AcrR family transcriptional regulator — protein sequence MNDEVTDLRARNKQATREAISRAALRLALEHGPNGLALVRVNDIAAAAGVSPRTYNNYFSSRAEAICAFQADQSKRAGQALRSRPADEPLNQAVIEAVVELYTNPEPDRAGLRMIMSTPELEGEALKAFTMAEGPLAEAIAARTGTDPGRDLFPAVTAAAVVGAVRVAGRHWLESGATDSFATVLRRALSYVLERHD from the coding sequence ATGAACGACGAGGTAACGGACCTTCGTGCGCGCAACAAGCAGGCCACCCGGGAGGCGATCAGCCGTGCCGCGCTACGCCTGGCCCTTGAACACGGGCCGAACGGACTGGCCCTTGTGCGCGTCAACGACATCGCCGCCGCCGCCGGCGTCTCCCCCCGCACCTACAACAACTACTTCTCCAGCAGAGCGGAGGCGATCTGCGCCTTCCAAGCCGACCAGTCCAAACGTGCAGGACAGGCGCTGCGCTCCCGGCCCGCCGACGAACCGCTCAACCAGGCCGTCATCGAAGCCGTGGTCGAGCTCTACACCAACCCCGAGCCCGACAGGGCCGGCCTGCGCATGATCATGTCGACGCCCGAACTGGAGGGCGAGGCGCTGAAAGCGTTCACCATGGCGGAAGGCCCGCTCGCGGAGGCGATCGCAGCGCGTACCGGCACCGACCCCGGACGCGACCTGTTCCCCGCCGTCACGGCCGCCGCGGTCGTCGGCGCCGTCCGCGTGGCGGGACGGCACTGGCTCGAGTCCGGCGCCACCGACTCCTTCGCCACCGTGCTACGCCGCGCGCTGTCTTACGTCCTGGAGCGTCACGATTGA
- a CDS encoding transcriptional regulator, which translates to MTRDSSPDLLVLHAVRLTGFADTPVIARRFGLDAAETEQTLRDAEARGWVQHTAFAGTGGWSLTETGKAENERRLAAELADAGGADEVRDVHREFLPLNARLLRACTDWQLRPADGDRLAVNDHSDPAWDARVLTELADIERALTPLVDRLGSVLTRFRGYDTRFAAALARARAGDGAWIDRTDVDSCHRIWFELHEDLIATLGIDRHAHA; encoded by the coding sequence ATGACCCGAGACTCCTCACCCGACCTGCTGGTTCTGCACGCCGTGCGTCTCACCGGATTCGCGGACACCCCGGTGATCGCCCGCCGGTTCGGGCTCGACGCCGCCGAGACCGAGCAGACGCTGCGTGACGCCGAGGCGCGCGGCTGGGTTCAGCACACCGCCTTCGCCGGCACCGGAGGCTGGTCGCTGACCGAGACGGGCAAGGCCGAGAACGAACGCCGGCTCGCGGCCGAGCTCGCAGACGCCGGCGGCGCCGACGAGGTCCGCGACGTCCACCGGGAGTTCCTCCCGCTCAACGCCCGCCTGCTACGAGCCTGCACCGACTGGCAGCTCCGGCCCGCCGACGGCGATCGGCTCGCCGTCAACGACCACTCCGATCCCGCCTGGGACGCCAGGGTCCTCACCGAGCTCGCCGACATCGAGCGCGCGCTCACCCCGCTCGTCGACCGGCTCGGGAGCGTTCTCACCCGGTTCCGCGGATACGACACCCGGTTCGCCGCGGCCCTGGCGCGCGCCCGAGCCGGAGACGGCGCCTGGATCGACCGCACCGATGTCGACTCCTGCCACCGGATCTGGTTCGAACTCCACGAAGACCTCATCGCCACGCTCGGCATCGACCGGCACGCCCACGCCTGA